The sequence AGACAGCGTTGCGGCCTTTGATGTGGCTTATGGGTCAATGAAACAGAGTGAGCTCCTCATCGACCAATTGGTGAATGTCGAGATGGTCAAACGAGAAACCAACGCCCTCAAAGCCGCTCAGAGCTTGTTGTATGAGTCGTACAACAACAATGATCCAAACGCGAGCTTATACGCGGGTATGTTGATGGAGAACTTCCTCGCAGCCAAGATCACCGTGCTCAGTTACTCAAACAACAACGACCTCAAAACCTATGAAGCGGGCAAAGATATCTTTGAATACGCGTTGCCAGGTATTGAAGGCGACATTGAATCTCTCAAATCCTCACCTTATCAAAGTGAGCTGATTGAAGACTTCTCGAACCAACGCGAAGCGTATGCAAAGGGCTTTGAGCAAGTTCATCAACAGATGATTGAGAACACGCAAAGAACCGCTACCCTCGCCTCTATTGGCGACAGTTTAGCGATTGCGGTCGCGGATGCTCAAAGTATTCTTGAACAACAAAAGCAAGCGCTCACGCCTGTACTGCAAGCCAGTGAAAAGCGCTCGATTCAAATCATTATATTGCTGACAGGAGTTGCCTTAGTTATTGGCATGACGAGCGCCGTGTTGGTGACTCGCTCTATTACCACAGGCATCGCGCAGGTTAAACAAATCACCAACGAACTTTCTCAGGGCAATCTGAATGTTGAAGTGAACATTGAGAGCAAGAACGAGATTGGTGAACTGCTAACCAACATGGAGATCACCATTGAGTCTCTGCGCGATATTGTTGGCCAAGTGAACCGCTCTAGTGTGCGTATTGGCGAGATGTCAGAGTCGCTTAACCAGGTGACCAATAATAGCTCGACCAACGCAACACAGTTGAACAGCGAAATGCTCAATATCTCTTCTGCCGTTGATCAATTGGCTTCCAGCACATCAGAAATTGCTGCAAGTGCTAACCACGCCTCTCAAGTTGCCAACCAAGCAACCGAGAATGTGGCGATGGGACTCAAAGAAGTAGACAAAACACTGCATGAGATTGGCAGTGCCGATGAAAGCATGCAGGTCAGTAGCCAGAAAGTGACGGACCTACATAAAGAGTCGATGAACATTGGTGCCATTCTTGAAGTAATCAAAGGCGTTTCTGAACAAACCAACCTACTGGCATTGAATGCGGCTATTGAAGCAGCGCGTGCAGGTGAGCAAGGTCGAGGGTTTGCTGTCGTAGCGGATGAAGTAAGAACGCTCGCTAAGCGTACTCAAGATTCTGCAAGCCAGATCGATGAACTCATCACCTCGCTACAGCGCGGTGCTAAAGACGCACTCGAGTCGATCAAAGAGAGCCACAGCACGGTTTCCGATGCTTCGACTCAGGCACAGCAAGCCTCTCAGAATTTGCATGTGATTAACCAACACATCCAGGATTTGAATCAGGCCAACAGCCAAATCGCGATATCCGTCGATGAGCAGGACTGCTTAACCAAATCACTGGGTGAAAATGCGCAAGGTGCCAATACTATCGCACAAAGTAACCAAGAGTCTGTAAGCAGTATTTCTGGCGCAGCGAGCGACTTAACTGAGGTTGCTCATCACCTAGAGAGCCAAGTGAATCGATTTAGAACCTAGCATAAGCTGCTTTATCACAGCTGACATAGTTCTGAGTCACAAACAAAAAGCCCCCTACACATAAGTGTCGGGGGCTTTCTTTTAGTTAAAAGCTTTAAATTAAGAGCCATTAACTTCGAACTATCAGTTTTGAGCTTAGAACTAGATTAAGCCTACTGAATCTTCAGACGCTGAATCAGTGTCTCTTCATCTAGTTGATACAACTCATCAAGCAAGTTCATTTGCAAGCTACCTGGGCCACGAGAGTTCTCAGCCGCGATTTCGCCAACCACACCCAACACCGCTGCAGCAGCCAAACCACTTTCATCACCGACAGCAGCAAACGCGCCCGCCAAAGTAGTTAAGGTACAACCCATGCCCGTCACATACGGCATCATTGGGTGCCCGTTATTTAACGTCACAACACTGTCTTTCGTGACAACGTAATCCGTCTCACCAGAAATCACCACATTTGCGCCATATTCAGCCACTAAGCATTGCGCAGCGCCTAATGCAGCATCACTACTATCCAACGCATCAACGCCTTTGGTCTGTGCTTGCTCACCCGCTAGCGCGATAATCTCGGACGCGTTACCACGAATGATCAACTTATCCGCTAAACGTGCGATTTCACGAGAAGTCTCAGTTCGCAGCGTACTTGCACCACAACCCACAGGGTCAAGAACCACCACCTTGTTGTTCGTGTTTGCTTGTTCTACCGCGAAGCGCATTCTTGGCGTCCACACGCTATCAAGCGTGCCAATGTTGATCACCAAAGCGCCAGAGAAAGACATCATCTCTGCCAATTCTTGTTGTGAGTGCGCCATGATAGGAGAAGCGCCAATCGCCAATAACGCATTCGCCGTATTGTTCATCACGACGTAGTTGGTGATGTTCACAACCAATGGCTTCTGCGCTCGCACATCGCGCAGCGATTGGATGATTTGTTCAGTTAGCATGGGTAAATCCTTATTCGTTAGAAGTCGCTTTAATCAGCTGGTGAATCATTAAGAGCGTTCAGCCCTTGCTGCCAGAAAGCCACTTCCATACGGGTTGCGGTTTTGAAGATATGAACGATGTTCTGACCGCGCTCGCTGTTGATATCAATTTCAGCAAGCAGTTGATTGAAGTATTCTGCGCCCGTTGCAACGCCAGACTGGAACTCTTCTCCGCCGTAAAGCTGAAGCCAGCTCGCGTATGGGTTGCCTTCTAATACGGTATCGCCACTTTCTAGAAGTGCTTTACCAATCACGGCATAACCAATTGAACACGGAGCCAGTGCCGCATATAAGTCGACAAGATCACCCGTCATGCCTGCATCCAGAACGTAGCGCGTGTAAGCAACTGTTCCGAAATCTTCTGGCTCGTTTTCCAAATCAGATTCCGTTAAGCCCCATTGACCACAGTAGGTAACGTGGTGAGAGATTTCTGAATCTAATAAAGCATGAACACTTGGCAGTGCACGACGCATATCAGCCAGTGTTTTTGCCTTGTAAATCGCCAATGCATAAGCGCGAGCATACTGTTTTAAGAACAGGAAATCTTGCTTCAAATAATGTAGAAAACAAGGCTGAGCGAGTGTGCCGTTTGCCAGCATTTTAACAAAATCATGCTCAGTGTAGTCTTGCCAATCTTGCTGACAGGCTTGGATTAAGTCTTGGTATTTCATGAGATTCCTTAGTCAAAAGTCGGCACGTAGTCAGCGGCTTTTGGTAGTGATTTAATAATACCTTTGTCGAACATGAACTGTGCGTAATCGTCGTAACGCTTTAGGTCAACAGCAGAAGGGCGAAGTGCAAAACGAGTCAGCGTGTCATTCCATGCGCGTTGGTTAAGCTCGTTATTCAACGTATCTGGTGAATACGCCACAAACTCGCTCCATGACTCTTGTGGGTGATTCACAATGTAAGTTGTTGCTTGTTCCAATGCTTTGTTGAACGCTTTGATCGCTTCATCATCGTGCTGCTTTGCGTTCGCAACAAAGATAAGCTCATCGTAAGCTGGCACACCGTGCTCTTCTGGGAAGAATGCTTTTGCTTTAAAGCCTTCAAGTGCCAGTTGGTTGGTTTCGAAGTTACGTAAGCCACCCCAAATTGCATCTACCTTGCCTGATGCCAATGAAGATGAAAGTGCCCAACCGACATTGATGGTTTGCACGTCTGTAAACGCAACATTTTCTTGTGCTAGCATGGTGCCGATAGTCGCTTCTTCGTTACCCGCAATCGCGATACCGATCTTTTTGCCTTTCAGATCCGCTAACGAATCGTTCTTGCCATTATCCAGTACCATTAGTGTGTTCAGTGGCGTCGCGATAAGGGTTGATGCACGAACCAAAGGAAGACCCGCTGCCACATCCATAGTTAAACTTGGTTGGTAAGTTACCGCTAAATCGACCTTACCTGCCGCAACCAATTTTGCTGGCGTGCTTGGGTCAGCTGGTTCTTGAATTTCAACCTCTAAGCCTTGCTCAGCAAAGTAGCCACGCTCTTGAGCGATCACAATCGGGCCATGGTTCGGGTTCACAAACCAATCCAACATCAATGTCAGTTTCTTTTGTTCAGAGTCCGCTAGAGCATGACCTGAAACCAATGAAGCAAGCAGTGCCACTGCACCTACCAATTTGGTATTTTTCATAGTTAACCTTTCCTTTTGAATATTATTATTGTGTGTATCGATCTAATTTTTAACTAGGTTTGTTTAGATAAATAGCCTTGAGCGAAGCTTTATTAAACAAAGAGTTATTGAGCTAACCATCACTGGTTCTCCCAAGGGATAGCTTTTTTAAGTAATTTATCTGTGATGAAATAGAGCGAGATAGACAGCACCGCCAAGATGAATAAGGCAGCAAACATCTCATCAATGATCATGCGTGCGTTGGCTTGCAGCATTAGGTAACCCAGCCCTTCACTTGAACCCACCCACTCACCGACAACCGCGCCAATTGGGGCAATCACCACAGCCACACGAATACCAGACGCCAGTGTTGGCAATGCAGCAGGCAGTTGGATATAACGCAACAATTGCCATTTCGATGCACCCATCGTCTTAGCAAGATCGAGATAGCCTGTCGGTGTATTACGCAAGCCGTCGTAACAACAGGTCGTCACAGGGAAGAAGATAATGATCGCCGCCATCACCACTTTTGACGCGATGCCATAGCCAAGCCACAGCATCAATACTGGAGCAATCGCAAACACGGGGATCGCTTGGCTAGCAATTAAGATAGGCAATAGCCAACGTTTCAATGGATCAAACATCAACATCTGCAAGGCGAAAAACAGCCCCATAGACAAACCTAGCAATAGCCCAAGTAAGATCTCTTGCGCAGTCACCCAAGTGTGTTTGAGCAACACATCGTAGCGTTCAATCAGCTTGAGGAAGACTTCTGCGGGAGCCGGCAGAATGAAGCTTGGCATCTCAAAGATAACCACCACCATTTGCCACAAACCAAGAATCACAGCACTGCTGATGACCAAACGCATAACAGGGTTCATTTGGCGAGGATATGTTGTGCTAGCCTGCGCGTTAGTTGAACGAGTCACAGCTTCGCTTCGCGTTAGATCATTCATAATCACGCTCCAACTGGTCTAAGATCGCCTGTTGCAACTCGGCACACTCACCATCGAGCACTCGTGGCGTTGACGTGTGAGGCACAGATAAAGAGTGAGCACTCGCCGGTGTGCCTTGCAACACATACAAGTTATCCGCCAAACGCACCGCTTCTTGTGGATCATGGGTGATCAGGACAACGGTTTTATCCCTTAACAGTTCACACGCTAAGGTCTGTAACTTGTGTCTCGTTACCGCATCCAGCGCAGAGAACGGCTCATCCATCAGCACCACTGGTTTGTCTTGCATTAAGGTGCGAGCCAAAGCAACACGTTGACGCATACCACCAGACAACTGATCCGGCATCGCATTCGCATAATCAGCCAAACCAACCGCAGCGAGCAACTCGAGTGCTTGATTGGTTTGCAGTGCTTTGTCAGAAGCTGGATTTTGAAAACGATGACTCAGGCAAACATTGTCGATGACCGATAGCCACGGCAGTAACAAATCTTGCTGCGCCATGTAAGCGATGCGATCCGTTAAAGGTAATTCATCAGACGTTGCCAATGTGCCCTGCCACTCCACCCTATCGTCCAGTAAGCCTGCCAGATAACGCAATACCGTGGTTTTTCCGCAGCCACTTCGACCCAACAATACCGTCCACTTACCTGCGTTTAAGCTAAGCGACAACCCAGACAAGGTCGCGTGCTCACTGTCGTTATAGCGTAAGGAGGCATTGCTGAGTTGAACACCAACCGTATTAACGGACATTGCCATGTCCAGCGAAGAAGTGATTGACAGGGCCATGACCTTGACCGACTTGCAACTCATCAGCATGAGCAATCGCGCGAGAAATGTATTGTTTTCCTAGGTCGACAGCCTCTGGAAGCGTGTTGCCTTGCGCTAAGAAAGAAGCAATGGCAGAAGAGAGCGTACAACCCGTGCCATGGGTGTTTTTGGTCGGAAAACGCTTCGCGCTAATCACAGCAGATGTGGTTGGTAGAATCAGTAAGTCGTTACTGTTTTCATCTTTCTCCAAGTGACCGCCTTTTAGCAGTATCGCTTTAGCACCTAAAGCGCGCAGGTCTTCAATCATATCCTGCATTTCAGCTTCGCTTTCAGGTACCGGTTTACCCGTAAGTGCTGCGCCTTCTGGCAAGTTCGGGGTAATGATATCTGCCAACGGAATCAGCTCTTGCTTTAGCGTAGTAATGGCAGCGTTTTCTAAAAGAAGGTCACCACTGGTTGCAACCATTACAGGATCAATCACTAAGTGCTTAGGCTGGTATTGCTTAATTTTGTCCGCAACGACTTTAATGATTTGCGAATCCGCCAACATACCGACTTTTACTGCCACGATATTCAAATCGGTAAATACTGCGTCTAGTTGGCTAGCGACATGCTCAAGTGGGATTGGAAAAATGGCTGACA is a genomic window of Vibrio crassostreae containing:
- the tenA gene encoding thiaminase II, coding for MKYQDLIQACQQDWQDYTEHDFVKMLANGTLAQPCFLHYLKQDFLFLKQYARAYALAIYKAKTLADMRRALPSVHALLDSEISHHVTYCGQWGLTESDLENEPEDFGTVAYTRYVLDAGMTGDLVDLYAALAPCSIGYAVIGKALLESGDTVLEGNPYASWLQLYGGEEFQSGVATGAEYFNQLLAEIDINSERGQNIVHIFKTATRMEVAFWQQGLNALNDSPAD
- a CDS encoding ABC transporter ATP-binding protein, translated to MSVNTVGVQLSNASLRYNDSEHATLSGLSLSLNAGKWTVLLGRSGCGKTTVLRYLAGLLDDRVEWQGTLATSDELPLTDRIAYMAQQDLLLPWLSVIDNVCLSHRFQNPASDKALQTNQALELLAAVGLADYANAMPDQLSGGMRQRVALARTLMQDKPVVLMDEPFSALDAVTRHKLQTLACELLRDKTVVLITHDPQEAVRLADNLYVLQGTPASAHSLSVPHTSTPRVLDGECAELQQAILDQLERDYE
- the thiM gene encoding hydroxyethylthiazole kinase, which translates into the protein MLTEQIIQSLRDVRAQKPLVVNITNYVVMNNTANALLAIGASPIMAHSQQELAEMMSFSGALVINIGTLDSVWTPRMRFAVEQANTNNKVVVLDPVGCGASTLRTETSREIARLADKLIIRGNASEIIALAGEQAQTKGVDALDSSDAALGAAQCLVAEYGANVVISGETDYVVTKDSVVTLNNGHPMMPYVTGMGCTLTTLAGAFAAVGDESGLAAAAVLGVVGEIAAENSRGPGSLQMNLLDELYQLDEETLIQRLKIQ
- the thiD gene encoding bifunctional hydroxymethylpyrimidine kinase/phosphomethylpyrimidine kinase, which encodes MTHSSISKDLTPKASTLQHSADGLIRTNTPIVLTIAGSDSGGGAGIQADIKAMSATGSFACSVITAITSQNTQGVSAIFPIPLEHVASQLDAVFTDLNIVAVKVGMLADSQIIKVVADKIKQYQPKHLVIDPVMVATSGDLLLENAAITTLKQELIPLADIITPNLPEGAALTGKPVPESEAEMQDMIEDLRALGAKAILLKGGHLEKDENSNDLLILPTTSAVISAKRFPTKNTHGTGCTLSSAIASFLAQGNTLPEAVDLGKQYISRAIAHADELQVGQGHGPVNHFFAGHGNVR
- a CDS encoding methyl-accepting chemotaxis protein, giving the protein MRHLSIALKIKLGYAICLLFFVISGFVSYKGIQTLSNGFSQYSELSHKATLSGNIQVHFLQVRLASERYLESLDEQYETNYQSSKLAIDELLNNLIQTTTNTDSLSSLQLVQDSVAAFDVAYGSMKQSELLIDQLVNVEMVKRETNALKAAQSLLYESYNNNDPNASLYAGMLMENFLAAKITVLSYSNNNDLKTYEAGKDIFEYALPGIEGDIESLKSSPYQSELIEDFSNQREAYAKGFEQVHQQMIENTQRTATLASIGDSLAIAVADAQSILEQQKQALTPVLQASEKRSIQIIILLTGVALVIGMTSAVLVTRSITTGIAQVKQITNELSQGNLNVEVNIESKNEIGELLTNMEITIESLRDIVGQVNRSSVRIGEMSESLNQVTNNSSTNATQLNSEMLNISSAVDQLASSTSEIAASANHASQVANQATENVAMGLKEVDKTLHEIGSADESMQVSSQKVTDLHKESMNIGAILEVIKGVSEQTNLLALNAAIEAARAGEQGRGFAVVADEVRTLAKRTQDSASQIDELITSLQRGAKDALESIKESHSTVSDASTQAQQASQNLHVINQHIQDLNQANSQIAISVDEQDCLTKSLGENAQGANTIAQSNQESVSSISGAASDLTEVAHHLESQVNRFRT
- a CDS encoding ABC transporter substrate-binding protein → MKNTKLVGAVALLASLVSGHALADSEQKKLTLMLDWFVNPNHGPIVIAQERGYFAEQGLEVEIQEPADPSTPAKLVAAGKVDLAVTYQPSLTMDVAAGLPLVRASTLIATPLNTLMVLDNGKNDSLADLKGKKIGIAIAGNEEATIGTMLAQENVAFTDVQTINVGWALSSSLASGKVDAIWGGLRNFETNQLALEGFKAKAFFPEEHGVPAYDELIFVANAKQHDDEAIKAFNKALEQATTYIVNHPQESWSEFVAYSPDTLNNELNQRAWNDTLTRFALRPSAVDLKRYDDYAQFMFDKGIIKSLPKAADYVPTFD
- a CDS encoding ABC transporter permease, with product MNDLTRSEAVTRSTNAQASTTYPRQMNPVMRLVISSAVILGLWQMVVVIFEMPSFILPAPAEVFLKLIERYDVLLKHTWVTAQEILLGLLLGLSMGLFFALQMLMFDPLKRWLLPILIASQAIPVFAIAPVLMLWLGYGIASKVVMAAIIIFFPVTTCCYDGLRNTPTGYLDLAKTMGASKWQLLRYIQLPAALPTLASGIRVAVVIAPIGAVVGEWVGSSEGLGYLMLQANARMIIDEMFAALFILAVLSISLYFITDKLLKKAIPWENQ